The following are encoded in a window of Microbacterium sp. LWO13-1.2 genomic DNA:
- a CDS encoding MarR family transcriptional regulator, translating into MTDVAAIYDDLVRFETILWGAVDARLRRDCDLRLTWFEIMQLLHRNPGARTQDIADEFSITVGGVSKVIDRMVDADYCRRSPNPADGRSALISLTAEGIRKLEIAHPVFEEELEKRFRSVLGPAELARLAIALKLLRVSAQHRDEVGNE; encoded by the coding sequence GTGACCGATGTCGCGGCGATCTATGACGATCTCGTTCGGTTCGAGACGATCCTGTGGGGCGCGGTAGACGCCAGATTGCGGCGCGACTGCGACCTGAGGCTGACCTGGTTCGAGATCATGCAACTCCTCCATCGAAACCCCGGCGCACGAACGCAGGATATCGCCGACGAGTTCTCGATCACAGTGGGAGGAGTGAGCAAAGTCATAGACCGCATGGTCGATGCCGATTACTGCCGACGGTCACCGAACCCCGCTGACGGTCGTTCGGCCCTGATCTCACTGACGGCGGAGGGCATCCGGAAACTGGAGATCGCGCATCCGGTGTTCGAAGAAGAACTCGAGAAGCGATTTCGATCCGTACTCGGCCCCGCCGAACTCGCCCGGCTCGCCATCGCACTGAAGCTGCTGCGCGTCAGCGCTCAACACCGCGACGAAGTAGGCAACGAGTAG
- a CDS encoding GNAT family N-acetyltransferase, with protein MSARRLSAAACGGVWPARTPRLEIRPCTAEDIDTMWGWRRLPEVSQWLSAAPDTLGAFRAYFRAPDRLASTFIIDLHAEREDEPRTPIGDVTVRCIDGGADEEVAGDARGVEAELGWALDPAHEGNGYATEAVRAVIDTCFGSLGMRRVHAGCFADDERSWRLMEHLGMRREGVSRKSTLHHSGTWLDWMSYGLLAEEWPVIELVRGSIPADVERCVSLWTEVASAREGSAEMRGTDDRLRELFDGPVARFTAAGEPLAGFVLVVPKAGDDGTLVLERLAVRPTAAGRGIDRALLTDVISWSESNEFEAIELAVGAGDGTTPLYEAAGFRPVVGPIPRALSDDALATFRLPLPASARKHGD; from the coding sequence TGCGGCGGCGTCTGGCCCGCCCGCACGCCGCGGCTCGAGATCAGGCCTTGCACCGCGGAGGACATCGACACGATGTGGGGGTGGCGCCGGCTTCCGGAGGTGAGCCAGTGGCTGAGCGCGGCTCCGGATACGCTCGGCGCCTTTCGCGCGTACTTTCGGGCGCCCGACCGGCTCGCGTCGACGTTCATCATCGATCTGCACGCTGAGCGCGAGGATGAGCCCCGCACACCGATCGGTGACGTCACGGTGCGCTGCATCGACGGCGGGGCCGACGAAGAGGTGGCCGGCGATGCGCGGGGCGTCGAAGCGGAGCTCGGCTGGGCACTCGACCCCGCCCACGAAGGAAACGGATATGCCACCGAGGCGGTCCGCGCGGTGATCGACACCTGCTTCGGGTCACTTGGTATGAGACGAGTCCACGCCGGATGCTTCGCCGACGACGAGCGTTCATGGCGCCTGATGGAACACCTCGGGATGCGACGTGAGGGGGTCAGTCGCAAGAGCACCCTCCATCACTCAGGCACCTGGCTCGACTGGATGAGCTACGGCCTCCTCGCCGAGGAGTGGCCCGTGATCGAGCTGGTGCGGGGATCGATTCCGGCTGACGTCGAGAGATGCGTCAGCCTGTGGACCGAGGTCGCCTCCGCTCGCGAAGGATCCGCCGAGATGCGCGGAACGGACGACCGGCTCAGGGAGCTCTTCGACGGACCGGTCGCGCGGTTCACCGCGGCGGGAGAGCCGCTGGCCGGGTTCGTGCTCGTGGTTCCCAAAGCAGGAGACGACGGCACGCTCGTCCTCGAGAGACTGGCGGTGCGGCCGACGGCCGCGGGCCGGGGAATCGATCGCGCGCTTCTCACCGACGTGATCTCGTGGTCGGAATCGAACGAGTTCGAGGCGATCGAACTGGCTGTGGGCGCCGGTGACGGAACGACCCCCCTGTACGAGGCAGCTGGCTTCCGCCCAGTCGTGGGGCCGATCCCTCGCGCCCTCAGCGACGATGCGCTGGCCACCTTCCGCCTCCCCCTCCCGGCGAGCGCGCGTAAACATGGGGATTAA
- a CDS encoding cellulase family glycosylhydrolase, whose product MKKAMMRSSLAGLAAVLVTAAMIMPTAAAADPVGTLADTLISQGRPATASSIEDSTFGAGKAVDGSSTTRWASEEGSAAQWISVDLGAGATVSKVDLNWEAAYAKGYKIQMSADGSTWTTLKTETAGNGGTDSWTGSGTGRYLRIYNTVRGTAWGYSLWELKVYGTPGDGSGGPTTGTPVEKAGTLEVCGLKLCSEDGVPVQLRGMSTHGLQWHSDCMTDSAFDALADDWSADVVRLSTYVEDDGYVSNPTHFTNLAGDLIQETHDRGMYSIADWHILEKGDPNVNLENAKKFFKAIATRHGSKGTVLYEIANEPSGVQWSTIKSYAEKIIPVIRAIDPDAVILVGTPDWSSFGVSGDHGPAPIIANPVNATNIMYVFHFYATSHRDEYLTALDNTSDVLPTFVTEWGAEEYTGGGALDLPMAERYLDLMEEKDISWVKWNFSDDPLSGAAFKVGTCDTNGPWTGSTLKPVGAWVINHVRAGAL is encoded by the coding sequence ATGAAGAAAGCCATGATGAGGAGCAGCCTCGCCGGGCTGGCCGCGGTGCTCGTGACCGCAGCGATGATCATGCCCACGGCGGCTGCCGCAGACCCTGTCGGCACACTTGCCGACACCCTGATCTCTCAGGGGCGCCCGGCCACGGCATCCTCGATCGAGGACTCGACGTTCGGCGCAGGCAAGGCCGTCGACGGCAGCTCCACGACGCGCTGGGCGAGCGAAGAGGGCTCGGCTGCGCAGTGGATCAGCGTCGACCTCGGAGCCGGAGCCACCGTGTCGAAGGTCGACCTCAACTGGGAGGCGGCCTACGCCAAGGGCTACAAGATCCAGATGTCGGCAGACGGCAGCACCTGGACGACTCTCAAGACCGAGACCGCAGGCAACGGCGGCACCGACAGCTGGACCGGCTCGGGAACGGGGCGCTACCTGCGCATCTACAACACCGTCCGCGGCACGGCGTGGGGCTACTCCCTGTGGGAGCTCAAGGTCTACGGCACTCCCGGCGATGGTTCGGGCGGTCCCACCACGGGAACCCCGGTCGAGAAGGCTGGCACTCTGGAGGTCTGCGGCCTCAAGCTCTGCAGCGAAGACGGCGTCCCCGTGCAGCTGCGCGGCATGAGCACGCACGGGCTGCAGTGGCACAGCGACTGCATGACCGACTCCGCGTTCGACGCCCTGGCCGACGACTGGAGCGCCGATGTGGTGCGCCTGTCCACGTATGTGGAAGACGACGGCTACGTCAGCAACCCGACGCACTTCACGAACCTCGCGGGTGATCTGATCCAGGAGACCCACGACCGCGGCATGTACTCGATCGCCGACTGGCACATCCTCGAGAAGGGTGACCCCAACGTCAACCTCGAGAACGCCAAGAAGTTCTTCAAGGCGATCGCCACGCGCCACGGCAGCAAGGGCACCGTTCTCTACGAGATCGCCAACGAGCCGAGCGGCGTGCAGTGGAGCACGATCAAGAGCTACGCCGAGAAGATCATCCCGGTGATCCGCGCGATCGACCCTGACGCCGTGATCCTCGTCGGCACGCCCGACTGGTCATCCTTCGGGGTGTCCGGTGACCACGGACCTGCGCCGATCATCGCCAACCCGGTGAACGCGACGAACATCATGTACGTGTTCCACTTCTACGCGACCTCGCACCGCGACGAGTACCTCACGGCACTCGACAACACCTCTGACGTGCTGCCCACCTTCGTGACGGAGTGGGGCGCCGAGGAGTACACCGGCGGCGGAGCGCTCGATCTCCCCATGGCCGAGCGGTACCTCGACCTCATGGAGGAGAAGGACATCAGCTGGGTGAAGTGGAACTTCTCGGATGACCCGCTCAGCGGCGCCGCGTTCAAGGTCGGCACCTGCGACACGAACGGCCCGTGGACCGGTTCCACCCTCAAGCCGGTCGGCGCCTGGGTGATCAACCACGTCCGAGCCGGAGCGCTCTGA
- a CDS encoding sugar nucleotide-binding protein, translating into MNTPPQEWGRGRRFPGRTLLVGCGKLGIKLGERLIADGVEVFAMRRSSAELPAGFSVITDDLRVARRRALPACDSVVITLPPDAEARAEADIYSAALTNLADALPSLPSCVVFVSSTRVLEGCAGAAPLTESDAAAPAGARARSLLEGEVLAAELLCAVTVRPAGIYGPGRDSLIRRVREHAPVDYSRRTNRIHEDDLVGLLHAMLWAETPPALIHAVDREPVLLGEVVTFIADRLGVEPPPRVVPEVGGGTVLDGQLLVDFLGSLRFPSFREGYAQMLGESA; encoded by the coding sequence ATGAACACGCCGCCGCAGGAGTGGGGCCGGGGACGAAGGTTCCCCGGGAGGACCCTGCTCGTGGGCTGCGGAAAGCTGGGGATCAAGCTTGGCGAGCGGCTCATCGCTGACGGCGTCGAGGTGTTCGCGATGCGCCGCTCAAGCGCGGAGCTTCCTGCCGGGTTCTCGGTGATCACCGACGACCTTCGCGTTGCCCGGAGGCGTGCTCTCCCTGCGTGCGATTCGGTTGTGATCACTCTGCCGCCGGATGCCGAGGCGCGAGCTGAGGCGGACATCTATTCGGCCGCGCTGACCAACCTTGCGGACGCCCTGCCGTCACTCCCTTCGTGCGTCGTGTTCGTCTCATCGACACGGGTGCTCGAGGGGTGTGCGGGTGCCGCTCCTCTCACCGAGTCGGATGCGGCGGCCCCGGCCGGGGCACGCGCGCGGTCGCTTCTGGAGGGAGAGGTCCTGGCTGCTGAGCTGCTCTGCGCCGTCACCGTCAGGCCGGCAGGAATCTACGGGCCAGGGCGGGACTCGCTGATCCGTCGTGTCCGAGAGCATGCGCCCGTCGACTACTCACGACGGACGAACCGCATCCACGAGGACGATCTCGTCGGGCTGCTCCACGCGATGCTCTGGGCGGAGACCCCGCCGGCACTCATCCATGCGGTCGATCGAGAGCCGGTCCTGCTGGGTGAAGTGGTGACCTTCATCGCGGATCGCCTGGGCGTGGAGCCTCCACCGCGAGTCGTACCGGAGGTCGGCGGCGGGACCGTGCTGGACGGACAGCTGCTGGTGGACTTCCTCGGGTCGCTGCGTTTCCCGTCGTTCCGGGAGGGTTACGCGCAGATGCTCGGAGAGTCCGCGTGA
- a CDS encoding mandelate racemase/muconate lactonizing enzyme family protein yields the protein MKITGYRTIRTHRDWGRPVGDVNGFIASGITEVAVVILETDAGIEGVGVGSDHDVAQLFPAIEGRDPRAVVSLYDALLSHSFKAGHGGATFGGIGILDSALWDLKAKAAGEPLWRLLGAADRFVPGYASGLDIALGDDELVAFYATMADRGFAAGKLKGGRDAEADIRRLLLIRDALSANTRRPALMLDANESWHLKQAVRYVSEVEVAVDLTWIEEPLRRWDAEGHGRLSSQVRTSVATGENLTGLEQFRPLLDQGAVDIVQTGAVWGITHFLRVAAAAHFRDLPTSPVGLTSNPAVAHAAAAAPNHLSAEVQDLGAPFGVTVDQEYADGGIVLGDQAGAGIQIDETLIRDANPQGNWREEAGPHVRPARAGLAMTAQDGSR from the coding sequence ATCACGGAGGTCGCCGTCGTGATACTTGAGACGGACGCCGGGATCGAAGGCGTCGGCGTCGGTTCCGACCACGATGTCGCACAGCTCTTTCCCGCCATCGAGGGGCGAGATCCTCGCGCCGTCGTGAGTCTGTACGATGCGCTTCTGTCGCATTCGTTCAAGGCGGGACATGGGGGTGCCACGTTCGGCGGAATCGGCATCCTTGATTCCGCGCTCTGGGATCTCAAGGCGAAGGCAGCCGGTGAACCGCTCTGGCGCCTTCTCGGCGCGGCGGACCGATTCGTGCCGGGTTACGCCTCCGGCCTTGACATCGCGCTCGGGGATGACGAGCTGGTCGCTTTCTATGCGACCATGGCGGATCGCGGTTTCGCCGCCGGCAAGCTCAAGGGCGGACGAGATGCTGAGGCTGACATCCGGCGACTGCTGCTCATCCGGGATGCGTTGAGCGCCAACACACGGCGGCCGGCCCTCATGCTCGACGCGAACGAGTCCTGGCATCTCAAACAGGCGGTGCGGTACGTCTCCGAAGTCGAGGTGGCCGTCGACCTGACCTGGATCGAGGAGCCGCTGCGGCGGTGGGATGCGGAGGGGCATGGACGTCTCTCCTCGCAGGTTCGCACGAGCGTGGCGACGGGGGAGAATCTCACCGGGCTGGAACAGTTCCGGCCTCTGCTCGATCAGGGCGCCGTGGACATCGTGCAGACCGGTGCGGTGTGGGGGATAACGCATTTCCTGCGCGTCGCCGCGGCCGCGCATTTCCGCGATCTGCCGACAAGTCCGGTGGGACTCACGAGCAACCCCGCGGTCGCCCACGCTGCGGCCGCCGCCCCCAATCATCTCTCAGCGGAAGTGCAGGATCTGGGGGCGCCCTTCGGCGTTACGGTCGACCAGGAGTATGCGGACGGCGGCATCGTCCTCGGCGATCAGGCCGGAGCAGGTATCCAGATCGACGAGACCCTCATCCGCGACGCGAATCCGCAGGGCAACTGGCGGGAGGAAGCGGGTCCGCACGTTCGACCAGCACGCGCCGGTCTGGCGATGACCGCGCAGGATGGCTCCCGGTGA
- a CDS encoding VOC family protein: MNAPAIGSVSWFEIGSGKPDDVKKFFGELFGWQFRLNTDLEGVNYHAAVTPGAPGPTGGIFEHADSSDEYAVFYVLVEDVPSTIEKARSLGGTVTMEPVVDAAGVSFARLRDADGHHFGVYSMPSPA; the protein is encoded by the coding sequence ATGAATGCTCCCGCTATCGGATCCGTATCGTGGTTCGAGATCGGCAGTGGCAAGCCAGATGACGTGAAGAAGTTCTTCGGTGAACTCTTCGGATGGCAGTTCCGCTTGAACACCGATCTCGAGGGTGTCAACTACCACGCCGCAGTCACTCCCGGAGCGCCTGGCCCGACGGGGGGGATCTTCGAACACGCGGACTCCTCCGATGAGTACGCCGTCTTCTACGTCTTGGTCGAGGATGTTCCTTCGACCATCGAGAAGGCTCGGAGTCTTGGCGGTACCGTCACGATGGAGCCCGTTGTGGACGCCGCCGGTGTGAGTTTTGCGCGCCTGCGTGACGCCGACGGACACCACTTCGGCGTCTACTCGATGCCGTCACCGGCGTGA
- a CDS encoding excinuclease ABC subunit UvrA, with translation MVNQESSKLTDAGAVRVRGARVHNLKNIDVDIPLGKLVALAGVSGSGKSSLAMGVLYAEGSRRYIEALSTYTRRRMTHATRATVDSVSHIPAALALRQRPGIPGVRSTFGTSTELLSVLRVMFSRLGSHLCPNGHRLAPTIDVAANLDLVCPVCGATFYPPGAEVLAFNSDGACPTCSGTGIVRRIDDATLIPDRSKSIEQGAVAPWGMFGLSVMPQVVAEFGVRTDVPYAELTAAEHQIVLNGPAEKKHIAVPSKNGKLFEMNFTYRNARLAVQEALDKATGERGLDRVRRFITSGTCETCHGSRLSAQALGSEVAGINLAEASAKTLDEAVVWVAGVAEDLPAEMLSMARMIITQFTDMAQRLLELGLGYLALDRASSTLSTGERQRVQLARAVRNETTGVLYVLDEPSIGLHPANVEGLVGVMRDLLASGNSIVLVDHDVQVLREADWLVEIGPGSGSEGGRVLTQGTVAEVSADASSLIGGFLDGREETVIRDRPSAADVFASGALHIQTDPIHTVHSLDVQIPVARITAVTGMSGSGKTTLVLDSIVPALRTRESGAEMPVHVRSFDPAGIRRADVVDATPIGVNVRSTVATYSGVLDELRRAYATTHGAREQGLNASDFSYNTGSLKCPRCEGTGQVVLDVQFLPDVEIPCPDCDGSRYAPLAHTITRLGANGVEVSLPDLLGMTVKQALVYISDLPKAKKKLQTLADLGLSYLTLGEDTPALSGGEAQRLKLATELSRDQSDALFVFDEPSVGLHPIDTRVLIGVLERLRARGATIVVIEHDLDVIANSDFVVDLGPGGGTAGGRIVASGTVDEVASRPDSVTGRYLRESLSR, from the coding sequence ATGGTGAATCAGGAAAGCTCGAAGTTGACGGATGCCGGTGCCGTACGGGTGCGAGGCGCTCGCGTGCACAACCTGAAGAACATCGATGTGGATATTCCGCTGGGCAAGCTCGTGGCCCTGGCCGGAGTATCCGGCTCGGGTAAGTCCTCGCTCGCCATGGGTGTGCTGTACGCAGAAGGATCCCGCCGGTACATCGAGGCGCTTTCCACCTACACCCGCCGTCGCATGACGCACGCGACGAGAGCGACTGTCGACTCGGTCAGTCATATTCCCGCCGCTCTCGCGTTGCGACAGCGACCAGGGATACCCGGAGTGCGCTCCACCTTCGGCACGTCGACGGAGCTCCTGAGCGTCTTGCGAGTGATGTTCTCACGGCTCGGCTCGCACCTGTGCCCCAATGGACATCGCCTGGCGCCCACCATCGACGTCGCCGCCAATCTCGACCTGGTGTGCCCAGTCTGCGGGGCGACGTTCTACCCTCCCGGAGCAGAAGTGCTCGCGTTCAACTCCGACGGCGCCTGTCCGACGTGCTCTGGCACCGGGATTGTCCGAAGAATCGATGACGCAACGCTCATTCCCGATCGGTCGAAGAGCATCGAGCAGGGAGCCGTCGCACCGTGGGGGATGTTCGGGCTATCGGTCATGCCGCAGGTCGTGGCGGAGTTCGGCGTCAGGACAGATGTTCCCTATGCCGAACTGACCGCCGCTGAGCATCAGATCGTTCTGAATGGCCCCGCGGAGAAGAAGCACATCGCGGTGCCGTCGAAGAACGGCAAGCTCTTCGAGATGAACTTCACGTACCGGAACGCGCGACTTGCCGTCCAGGAGGCGTTGGACAAGGCAACGGGTGAAAGAGGCCTCGACCGTGTGCGTAGGTTCATCACCTCGGGGACGTGCGAGACCTGTCACGGCTCGAGGTTGAGCGCTCAGGCGTTGGGCAGCGAGGTCGCGGGGATCAATCTGGCCGAGGCTTCGGCGAAGACTCTCGACGAGGCGGTCGTCTGGGTGGCGGGCGTTGCCGAAGACCTCCCGGCGGAGATGCTGTCGATGGCACGGATGATAATCACGCAGTTCACCGACATGGCTCAGCGGCTGCTCGAGCTGGGACTCGGCTACCTGGCGCTCGATCGCGCCAGCTCCACCTTGTCCACCGGCGAGCGGCAGCGGGTTCAGTTGGCTCGCGCGGTCCGCAACGAGACCACCGGCGTCCTTTATGTGCTCGACGAGCCGTCGATCGGCTTGCATCCGGCGAACGTCGAGGGCCTCGTCGGCGTCATGCGGGATCTGCTGGCCAGCGGCAACTCGATTGTTCTCGTCGACCACGACGTCCAGGTTCTGAGAGAAGCCGACTGGCTGGTCGAGATCGGACCCGGGTCCGGTTCCGAGGGTGGTCGCGTCCTGACACAAGGGACGGTGGCGGAGGTCTCGGCAGACGCCTCCTCACTGATCGGCGGGTTCCTCGACGGGCGTGAAGAGACCGTGATCAGAGACCGACCGTCGGCGGCAGATGTCTTCGCCAGCGGAGCGCTGCACATCCAAACGGATCCGATCCACACCGTGCACAGCCTCGATGTGCAGATCCCGGTGGCACGCATCACCGCAGTCACCGGCATGTCGGGATCAGGCAAGACGACTCTCGTACTCGACAGCATCGTCCCTGCCCTTCGGACGCGGGAAAGTGGTGCGGAGATGCCTGTGCACGTGCGGTCGTTCGACCCGGCCGGGATCCGCCGCGCCGACGTGGTGGATGCCACCCCCATCGGGGTCAATGTCCGCTCCACGGTCGCCACCTACAGCGGAGTGCTCGACGAGCTCCGCCGGGCGTACGCGACTACTCACGGCGCCCGTGAACAGGGTCTGAACGCCAGCGATTTCTCCTACAACACCGGGTCACTGAAGTGCCCACGATGCGAAGGCACCGGCCAGGTCGTCCTCGACGTGCAGTTCCTGCCCGATGTCGAGATCCCCTGCCCCGACTGTGACGGAAGTAGATACGCGCCTCTCGCGCACACGATCACCCGACTTGGAGCAAACGGCGTCGAAGTAAGCCTTCCCGACCTTCTCGGCATGACAGTCAAGCAAGCCCTCGTGTACATCAGCGATCTTCCGAAGGCGAAGAAGAAGCTGCAGACACTCGCGGATCTCGGACTGAGCTACCTCACCCTTGGTGAGGACACTCCCGCTCTGTCCGGGGGCGAGGCGCAGCGGTTGAAACTCGCGACCGAGCTCAGCAGAGATCAATCCGACGCGCTCTTCGTCTTCGATGAGCCGTCCGTGGGGCTTCACCCCATCGACACCCGCGTACTCATCGGAGTACTGGAAAGGCTCCGCGCGCGGGGGGCGACGATCGTGGTCATCGAACACGATCTCGACGTCATCGCCAACTCGGACTTCGTCGTGGATCTTGGCCCGGGAGGCGGCACCGCGGGCGGCAGAATCGTTGCGAGCGGCACCGTTGATGAAGTCGCATCACGCCCTGATAGCGTGACCGGTCGATACCTGCGCGAGTCTCTCAGCAGGTGA
- a CDS encoding FadR/GntR family transcriptional regulator — MTDSPTRPLPEDVFSGTARGRAGRLGVVVVHDIVTAIVTGELPEKSMLPIEADLSVHFGVSRTVVREAMRSIEEKGLVTVVRGSGTTVRHRDSWNLLDPVVLQVMLENDASLGVLDDLAIVRSALEGAMAAAVAGRRTLSEVDQLDHAFQRMSETIDDIDGFSDADMAFHTAVMSFSHIPLAEGITKTLYSRARESARFTRNATKAAFDATLEEHKNILDCIREGDAAAAEAAMRHHIMESWERRRPPTSRKP; from the coding sequence ATGACTGACTCCCCGACCAGACCGCTCCCCGAGGACGTGTTCAGTGGGACCGCACGCGGTCGAGCCGGCCGGCTCGGTGTCGTTGTCGTGCACGACATCGTCACTGCCATCGTCACAGGCGAGTTGCCCGAGAAGTCGATGCTTCCGATCGAGGCCGACCTCAGCGTGCACTTCGGGGTGAGTCGTACCGTCGTCCGAGAGGCGATGAGGAGCATCGAGGAGAAGGGGCTCGTCACGGTGGTGCGGGGCAGCGGCACCACGGTGCGACACCGCGACTCGTGGAATCTGCTCGACCCTGTCGTGCTCCAGGTCATGCTGGAGAACGACGCCTCGCTCGGTGTCCTGGATGACCTCGCGATCGTGCGCAGCGCACTCGAGGGTGCCATGGCCGCTGCGGTGGCAGGACGGCGCACGCTGTCGGAGGTCGATCAGCTCGACCATGCCTTCCAGCGCATGTCGGAGACGATCGACGACATCGACGGATTCTCCGACGCTGACATGGCCTTCCACACGGCAGTCATGTCGTTCTCGCACATCCCTCTGGCCGAAGGCATCACAAAGACGCTCTACTCCCGGGCGCGGGAGAGTGCTCGTTTCACGAGGAATGCCACGAAAGCCGCGTTCGATGCGACTCTCGAGGAGCACAAGAACATCCTCGATTGCATCCGCGAGGGAGATGCTGCTGCGGCCGAGGCGGCGATGCGGCATCACATCATGGAATCCTGGGAGCGCCGTAGACCGCCCACTTCTCGCAAGCCGTAG
- a CDS encoding nuclear transport factor 2 family protein: MTGTTPAAVAQTYFDALGRGDFPTVMAQFSDDIVWHQPGNHRFSGDHVGLDGIGALLGGMTEASQGSFSLTVTGPAMVNGEMVAVPVQFSGSRADASMNMSGVDLLTVRDGKIVSVHLFSEDASSEDAFWGSN; this comes from the coding sequence ATGACCGGAACGACCCCCGCGGCTGTCGCGCAGACGTACTTCGATGCCCTCGGACGCGGCGACTTCCCCACGGTGATGGCGCAGTTCAGCGACGACATCGTGTGGCACCAGCCCGGCAACCACCGGTTCTCCGGTGATCACGTCGGCCTGGACGGCATCGGTGCCCTCCTCGGCGGCATGACGGAAGCGAGCCAGGGAAGCTTCTCCCTGACCGTCACGGGCCCCGCCATGGTGAACGGCGAGATGGTGGCCGTCCCCGTTCAGTTCTCCGGGAGCCGTGCAGACGCCTCGATGAACATGTCGGGCGTCGACCTGCTCACCGTGCGAGACGGAAAAATCGTCTCAGTCCACCTGTTCTCCGAAGACGCGTCCAGCGAGGACGCCTTCTGGGGAAGCAACTGA